Proteins from one Methanobacterium alcaliphilum genomic window:
- a CDS encoding DUF5518 domain-containing protein, whose protein sequence is MTDWKAIILGSLVTAALTMALGLAVFPLFILGPLIGGFVTVYLVSEGRIEGAIQGALSGVIGGLIIGLLSLFGLGIVTAFISILSNSIGNMVGFVSLLVGSLFTLVLIIISGVLGAVGGIIAESTIEK, encoded by the coding sequence GACTGATTGGAAAGCAATTATTTTAGGATCTTTAGTTACTGCTGCATTGACCATGGCTTTAGGCCTAGCAGTGTTCCCTTTATTCATTTTAGGGCCATTGATAGGAGGTTTTGTAACGGTATACTTGGTGAGTGAAGGTAGAATTGAAGGAGCTATCCAGGGCGCATTGTCAGGAGTGATAGGCGGACTCATAATTGGATTATTATCATTATTTGGACTGGGAATAGTAACTGCATTTATAAGTATCTTATCAAATAGTATTGGAAATATGGTGGGCTTTGTGAGCCTCCTGGTTGGAAGTTTATTCACTCTGGTTCTTATCATAATATCCGGAGTATTAGGTGCAGTAG